cagtatgtgccgtaaagtaattatcaGGCAGTTAATTTGTGAATTTCTGTTTATTATTTAAATATATGTTATGATTtcgtctgcatatatatatatgtatatatgacaACAGAAAGATAGAATACAAAATAAAGCTTTACTATTATAGGAGCTCCACCAACGGGCGTCTGAGGCGTCGCCTTCCTATGCTTCACGAGTTCAGGACGAAGGAGGACCATCGGGGTTCGACAGAGCTCAATGAAAGGACGAATTGACGCTACCTTAACGTTTACCGAGTCTTCCGCTCTGATTGGTGTATGCGTCGCGGTGCAGCTTGCACGCAGCAGCCCGGATGGAAGGTTGGCGTGTGTGCTCATAGGGCTCGTGCCAGGAGCGAAAGATGGAACGTTGCCGTGGCTCTGGCAAAGTCCATCGAGCAAAGCAGGACGGTGCGACACTtggcttcttcacttcttttttttttttcttgcagccaaACGCGCGGTGCCGCTCTGGAGACCCTCTAACTCTCCGCACCTGAGTAGCTTATTGGGATTCGACACTGGGGCAGCACAACGACGCCGAAGACGAGGGCGCAATTGCGACACAAGTGTATTTAATCACTACCGCGTCAAAAGCAGTTATGGGAACGTAGAGCGTCTGACACGTGTGACCGCGAAAGGTTCAGATATGTGACGGGAATAAGGCGCACCTTTGTGTTGTTCCCGCTCCTCCTGGGTCCATTGGAATCCGCTCTCGTCCATCTGGCTTTTCTCGAATTCCATTTCCAGCAGGCACTGGAGAAGGTCTGGCCGTGACAGCTTGAGTAGATTAACGAGAATTTCACTATTTAGAACAACAgaaaactgagctagttggtaaggattcataattcACAACGCTTTATCCCTTCTTTGCATTATTAATTTCACTATGTTACGCCAAGCGGGTTAACGAGGAGGGCTAAAACAACATACTCTCTACACTGGCAACATTTTTCCTTTGGCAACGTTCTTTGCATCCCAACTGCAACATAAAAACTAAGAGCTCGCTGTTTTATTTCGTACAAAGCTATCGTTAAGAGAAAAGTTGAGCTTCTAAGTACTGACTGAAATGATGTCGACCTTCCTAATTGCTTGCTAAGACAACTGCTAAGGCAATTCGACATTATTAGTAAAACATATTGGTAAATGCAAAGTACTGCTTGTCTTCCCCAtgttttttctactctcaagCACCAGAAAAATTTTATAATTTAAAGTAAACTACTCTTTCACTCAGTCACTCCCCACACTATGGATACCACAATGGTTTTAAGAGACAGTTTAAGACGTGTATAAACTAGTTCGCCTTTATAAATTTTCGGCCAGCGCATATTATTTACGTGATTTAGCTGCTTGCACATATTAGTTCCTTAACTTATTCGTTTTAGATGAAATGTCGTATAAATACATTTAATCGCATTTCTGATATTTACTCGGGAGCTACACATCTGACCCTTGGTGCTTCAatccatttcattttatttatcatTCCTTAATGGCGGCGAGGTGATTACAAGAGCGGGTCGTACGTGTCCGTGGCATACCGACATTtcataaacaaaataaagaaggcaAAAAGCAAGATAGTAACAGAGATATTCAATGAACACAGCATAGTGTGTCGCAAAATAATCTGAGCTTCACAGATGCGATAAATAAAGGGATAAAATGAAAAGTATTACATATAAAAAGAGTACCATACTTTAGGTAAgcaaacgcaaaaagaaaaaaatgagaagcTTTAAGTAGTGAACTGCAAAAAGCAAGACAATAGATAAAGTAAGATGACTAAGTAAATGTAAGTAAAACAACAGGCGACTGTTCAATCTAGATGATTTAGCGTTTTGGTTTATCACAAGATGTTGTCTCGTCTCAATGCATAGCTATATGATCTGGTTATTATTTTTTTGAATATCATCCAGAGTCCCgacatttttttgctttttgcaaaCAATGTAAAGAACGACACTAAGAAAGTATCTAGCGCCAGCTGCTGTACTACCACAACTTGAATGTTTCTGTTAAACACACAGTATTTAATTCCATTTGAATCAACTTTGGCCTAAGCAAGCTATTTCAACTTCTCCTACGGGTGGATAATGCAACCAAGCCGTGGCGATATCACCTAATGTACCCCTACTTGTGTAGGTTTTGACGGGATGCCTCGTTTGTCGTCCGGCTCTTCGGCGTTTTGCAAGGACCAGTTTGAACACCTACTTCACACCGTTGCTACATCGCTCAAGCTCGGCACGGGCATCGACGGTGGCAATATCTTCAATAAGCCGGTATCACAGTTCCTGCATGACGAGCACCACCGCTGCTGCGCACAACTACGTGGCATGACGACATCATCAGTCCACCCCGCCAGCGCCACGCCAGTGCCTATAAAAGGGACGCCTATTGCTTCGAGCGGCAGTGGACACGGCAACCAAGCCGTGACGATGTCACCTGATGTACCCCTACTTGTGCAGGTTAATGGCTGGAAATTTCGTTGTCGTAGTGACGATCCTTGCTTAATTGTGTTGTCGTGTCCACAGACTATTATAAACTGCATAAGTGACTGTTTTGCGCTAGCAGGTCTGTTGCTTTCATTGTCAGGGGATGTCGAGGTAAACCCTGGACCTATTACGGATTCAATGTTTCAGGACCTATTAGAAACGCAAAAGACAGTTCTGTCTAAAATTTCGCAAATGCAAGAGAAATAGGCCTAATCCGAGTCCACTATGATTCAAGTACAGAACAGATTACTAACCATTGAGAAGAAATTAGAGTGCCTAGAGAAAGTGGATGGCAGGCTGCAACAACTTGAGAATGAAATTGATAGGAGCGATATTGAAGTGAGCGCTCTGTGTAGACAGGTTGACGACGTAGAAAACCGCTGGAGACGAAATAGCATTATTATTAGAAGAGTAAAAGAAGAAGGCCCCGAGAATGAAGACGTCCTACTGAGGAACATAAATGACGACATATTTGGGTCCATTCTTAATCAGAAACTGAATTCTATGGAAAAGATACATAGACTGGGAAATAAATTTCCTGGCAAGGATCGTCCTGTAATCATTCGAGTTTCAGATTACCGGGACAAAGTAAATATATTGAATTGTTTCAAGCTAAAGGGCACTCGCATTAACATTAGTGAGGACTACTCTAAACGAGTCACTGAAATACGGAGAAACTTGTGGATCTCAACtctagaagaaagaaagaaagaaagaaaggaacaaagaaagaaaggagtaaAAGTAAGACTGGTTTATGACAAAGTGCTGATGAACAATGCTCTATACGCCTGGAATGAAAATTCCAAGGAAAAGGTCAGATGCAAAGCATCTGCTAAGCCCAACCACCCATGACCTGTAAGACCCAAACCAGTTGACCTTAAAATCGTAAACCTAAATGCTCGAAGCGTGCTGAATAAAAGCCATTTAATAGAAAGTTTAACCCTAGAACATAATCCTGACATATTGGCAATCACCGATACATGGTTGCACAGTGAAGTACATGATGTGGAAGTTACACCACCAGGTTACGTCTTAATAAGGAAAGATCGAGACGAGAGAGGAGGCGGGGTAGCACTTATGATTTAGAGAGACAGAGGGTTTCAAATTTTACCGGGTCCTAATGCCATTGAGGTGGTATGGGTTAGGATTCGATTAAATTATCTCTCTGTGCACATTGGAGTTATGTACAGACCCCCCTGTTCCCCTGTTACGACTCTGACCGACTTAATATGTTTTATGGATTCTAATATGCCCCATAACGACAAAATAATTTTGCTGATTTCAACTTATCAGGTATTCAATGGGATTCACATGAAATTACAGGAGCCGAAGTAGCACATTGCGAACATCTTTTAGACCTTGCCTTTTGTTTTAACCTATGCCAAATTGTGTAAGATTACACACGTGTTTTCAAGGCTGCTTCCTCTATACTCTACCTCGTATTTGTATCATCGCCCCTGGAAGCAAACGTTAAATCTTGTGATGTAATTGAGGGTATCTCTGATCATAAGATGGCTATGTTTTCCTTAGATATGGCACCTGCCAAGTTGCATAATGATTACaaaaatacagttttgaattttgAGGCTGCCGATGACTTCTCTGTTTTAGAAATGTTTGAAAATTGCTTCGCTACATTTGTTCTCCTGCGAAAATCGAATTCAGGTGCGGATAGACTATGGGAATATTTCTCGCAGGTGGTCACTGAATCAATTCAAATGTTTATTCCAACACgctaaaaaaaagacagcaaagaAAAATCCTTGGGTAAAACGTGAAGTGATCCGTGCCAAAAGGAAACGTAAAGCACACTCAAACAAACCTTGCCCTGAGAGGAAGAGAACCATTCAAATTATGAGCACGGAATGAAGGCATCTTGTTAAGAAATCCAAAGGTAATTTTTATAATGCGAAGTTAAAAAAATTCTTACATGAAGTGCCAGAAAAATTCTGGAGATACGTGAACCCAAAAACACAAACTATTCCTAATGCCGATAAAGAAGACCTACGAGCTCGTGCTGAATgttttaatgctttttttttcgtcagtgtTCACCCACGATGATGGACAAGTACCGACTTTAATGAGGCTTCTGACACACCTGCCATAGAAGAAATAGCGACTAGTGACGAAGGGGTATTGAACCTGCTCCTTAAAACCgataaaaagaaaagcgcagGAGCTAATGGAATACCAAATTAATTTCTATATAGGTACGCAGTTTGGTTTTCGAAGTATTTAACAATTATTTTCCAGTCCTCAATAACCAGTGGTTGCTTTCCCAATGCTTAGAAGGACATGGATCATACCCACACACAAAGGTGGTAGTGCTAACGACTGCAAAAGTTTCAGTCCCATTTCACTTACAAATACCAGTTCCAAGCTTCTCGAGCATATTGTCTCCAAACATCTTTTGGCATATCTAGATGTTCACAACATAATATACCCTCAGCAACTTGGATTTCGAAAAGGCCTATCCACGACCACTCAGTTCGTTGAGCTTGTTCACGACCTCGCCTCTGAAATAAACTACCGGGGTCAGGTTGACATAATATTTGTGGATTTCACGAAAACGTTCGATAAGGTGTCCCATGCTAAATTGTTGTTAAAATAGATGCCATCTTTAAAAACCCAAACATAACGCAATGGTTTTTTTCTTCTCCAATCGCAAGCCCCAATACGTTCAAGTCAATACTAAAAATCTACATTTACTAGCGTTATTTCTGGAGTTCCCCAAGGTAGGGTCTTGGGCCCACTGCTGTTTTTGATATTTATCAACGATTTACCTAAATATATTACTGTCCCTATAAGgttttttgcagatgattgcgtaatttataATCCAGTTAAGTCTGCTTCTGACCAATCAGAACTATATCTAAACCTCCGGAAAATAAATAACTGGCGCATTACTTGGCAGATGCATCTAAACATGGCAAAATCCGTTGCAATGATCGTTTCCAGGAAGAAAAGCATCCTAGAATGGCCGTACTCCATAGGTGATCACGAGCTTGCCAGAGTCGAACAACACAAATACTTGGGTTTATGGATAACTTCAGATCTGCGATGGAGTTTACATATCGACTCCGTTTGTGCTAAGGCCAACAAAGCGCTGTGGACGCTGTGGAGAAATCTGCCCAATGCCAGCCCAGAAATTAAATGTTTGGCTTACAAGGCACTCGTACGGCCAATCATGGAGTACGCAAAGGTGGTGTTGGATCCGTATGCAAAAAGTAATTGCAGTAAGCTAGATATAATACAAGGACTGGCTTCACGGCTCATATTTAACAAATACCAGCTTTTGCACTCTCCAACTCAACTTTGTAAACTAGCACACCTTCAACCACTAGAATAAAGGACTGAATATGAAAGGCTTAAATTACTCTTTCTAATAACTAAAGATCAAGTAAAAATTGACAGATCAAAGTACATAGAAATAAAAACTGGGGAAACGTCAAGACACCGGAATAACATGTACATTCCTCCTCCGAGACACCACAACGATTGCTTTAAGTACAGTTTTTTTCCACGGGCGATCAATGAGTGGAACAGGCTGCCAAATTCCACTGTTTCATGTGAATGTGTACCTTCTTTCGTTAAAAAAACTAAATGACTTAGTGTTTAAAGATGTAAAGTGTATTTTATGCATTGTTTGCTGTGCTTCAGAGTAAGGAGCTTTGGCTATCCCTTGTCAATCATTGTGATATGGTTATAGTTGTTTATATAAGGAGTGCTTATTTTTTTGAGTATTTATGCTCCTGTCCACCCCTGTTATAGCCCAAATGAGGCAGACCgtataataaaatgaaaaatgaaaaaaaatgtgttccAATATTGCTGTTAGCGTTAAAGATGCCAAGAACTCTAGACCCCTGACATCGTCCGTAGTAATTATCAACGCCCCAAATAATGAACAGCATTCATGATTACGTCTGGCACATATCAATTGTCGAAATTATGGAAGCGTAGTTTAGCAGTCAGAAGAAGATTGCGTTCATTTTGCTTACCGTCGGGTCCTCTTTCCGCATTTTGATGGCGGGTACGGAGCAATCGGCCAGTGACTGGAACGCATCGTATCCGAACCATCGATCCAGGGTCAACATGACAGGCAAGCAGCCCTTCACGTCCGAGAACAACTCTGTTCGTAATTGTATAcaggaggaaaagaagaaaaaaatgtgggcAGCTCGCaatagtggtgcaaggctgggtcaCAGTGGAGCTATAGTTACGGCTTTTGCTTATTGCTAGGATTTGCTAAGTTTTGTGAATTTATGCATGGCTTGGCTAGGCTCATACCAAACGCTGCTAGGTTTTGCAATGTCTTACGAGGATCATCATCAACATcttcatcctgttttatgtccactgcaggacgaatgcttCTCTCTGCGATTGTCCGTAGCAATTATCAACGCCCCAAATAATGAACAGCACTCATGATTACATCTGGCACATATCAATTGTCAAAATTATGGAAGCGTAGTTTAGCGGTCAGAAGAAGCCATGCATAACCTCGTAAGAGGTTATGCATGGCTTAACTATGCTCGTACTAAATGTCGCCACGATAGTAATTACTAAGTTTCGCCAAGTTATTGCGAGATCATACACGGCCAGGCCGTTAATCCACACAAGCCCCAGCAAGTCATATGCATACACGCCGCAGTACGTGCAGGACAATTTATTATTTACAGTGCTTCAGTGCCAGTCGTCAACATTGTCGATCCGGTCCTCATCCTCGACGTCCGACCGTCGTCGTGGTTGGTGGCGTCGGGGAAGGCTTCGCGGAGCACTTGCAAGGCAGAGCTGTTCTGTTCAAAGTTCCGCACCGAGCTCAGCGTGGAGAGATTCACGTCGAACCAGACCCGGTCACAGACGCAGCAGCTGTGCCCGAACTCTATGCCGAGGAATTCGCGCTGGAAGCGGCCGTTCGCACCTCCCATGGATTTGCGGGCTTGGCGTTGGAAGTTCTCGGTGACGCGCAGACCCGGAACCGATTCCCGGCGGCGCCGAGCATTCTGTCGGCAGCGTTCGTTGTCTCTGGCCCGAAATTCGGGATCCTCGGCTCGGCGGCGGCCTCGGGACGATGGGCAGGATCGGCTCTCCTTCGTCGATCGTAGTCCCGCTGAGCCACGCGCCGAGCTTCCTTGTCGGTCACAGACGCCACAGCCGTGCCCAAACTCTATGCTCAGAAATTCGCGCTGCAATCAGCCGTTCGCCCCCCATGTGTCTCGGTGGGCTTAACGCTGGAAGCTTTAGAGCAGTCGCAGGCGGgtatcgctttctcggcgacatcgagcgttcaggcgccgactctcgcgttccctggactgaaactcgggatcctcgacttGGTGtcacctcttctcagccgcagcttcggcgcggtggtCCGGATCAGCTCGGTGGCGaggcatcgcttctcgcttggcagtacggcgctcttcctggtaagccgcttcttcgggcgtccggtcTTCGGTCTTTCCATGGGAGCGGCACGTACGCACGGAgcagaggaggcgagaggtgtgtcgccggGCCGGCCGTTCCGAGCTTCTGctcgccttcttcttcttcttcttcgtgatttgggagagggaaaatacgctcaattctgcagcccatatgggagcacggcgcagcgtaatggggatgggggcggggaatgaaagatgagagtatagagggggaaagggagagtaggtttcaggcagccgacgtcagcatcatccaggggcgatggccggcgcttgaggcagaggccgtgcgaggccgaagtctattggcgatctaggagcccgtttgagtacacatattcaagcaggcttgccagtgctgggaggtggtagcgggccgggaagagcagatgtgtctctgaggtagccgggagtccataccgtcggtaggtggcagtgactggagcgcgctcctgggctaatgcaggacaggtgcagagtaggtgctcgagggtctcggcgtcaccgcaccttccgcaggccggcgaggcgatgcgtcccttggcatgaagcctagctgccgtccacacggagcccgtgggcagacgaaggagtgtggaacggtcccgTCGCGAGAGACCGTTCTCAGTGAGGAGTTTTGGGGTGGGTTGGTAGCTACCCTGCCATCCGGATGGCTGGAAGTGAGCAGCTGTTTGAGTCTCTGCCTGGAGGAGTCCGATGCTGCGGCCTGTGACTTCACGATtccgccctacgcgcgtggggtgtgaggaggttacgtggctggGTGCTCTCGCAGgcggttgctaggcaacgcgaggcggcgcacagctgggctaggttttctggtaacgctctaCGGCGGAACGAAAGCTTAAACGGCTCCGCCGTTTAAGCTTACATTACAGTGACGTTTCGCTTGgtgaacgcgggttacgcgcaaaCGTAGCGACGCCGGGCACATGCACAGCTatcaccgcggcgtcgaagcacaaacggaaaagGCATGAACGCGGCGATCCTTTTAAAAGCGATAGCTCTGCTACTCGGGTCAGGCACGTAGCCAGGATTTCTTTTAGGGGGGCAGGGGAGCGCAAGGCCTAATTGTTCGAAAGAAACTCTTCCCATGGCAAAATAAAAAAGAGGAAAAATGCCCGGGAATATAGAAGGCGCTTAATTATTAGAAGAGAACAAGAAAAGAGTAGAAACCAGCACAAGAGGCGAGTTAATCCGAGCTGGAAAGCAATTTTATGACACTGCAATAAATCTAGTGCGTGTGAGCAGACAGAATACTTTCCAACCAAATAATCTCCACCAAGAAGGGCCATACAGAGTCAGTGACGAAAAGAGgagtgacacaaaaaaaaagggaatgcGAAGGAATCAGGCACCCACTCACGAAGATGTGTGGTAAATAAAAACGAAAATTATCGGATGCTTTCTCTACCCAATTTTTCACTCTCTGTCTGAAGAACTGGCCTGCGAGAAGAATGAGAGCCATTTTATGGCAGCAATTCTTAATCAAGAAACAGACATAtttggaaaaacatttttattgaaCAACAAAGAACCAAATCACGCATGTTTTCAGGACACAAAAGATGCAGAACGTGAACATTCCTTTCTACAGCAAGTAATTTTAAAGAATGGCATTATGAATGGTTTTACAATATAGAAGAAGtcagtgcaaaaaataaaaggaacgAAACATGTAGCTTGTCCGAAAAGAGGGATTCAAGCTGCAATTTTCATACGTCGCGGTATCTCCATAAACACAGTCCTAACTTCGTCGATACTTACTTGCATCCGGAGAATGGACATAAGAACCAGGCCATTAAGCCGCTCTTCAGCCGTCCGGTTCCTCAAATATGTTTTTACTCTTTTCAGTGTCGAGAAGCTGCGTTCTGTAGCAGCTGTACTCACTGAGAGCGTTGCCAATATCTTGAGGAGTGTGTGAGCGTTCGGGAAGAGGGCTTTGTCGCATTCAGCTAAAGCGTCCGTCGCAAAGCGTGGAAGTTCTTCCTCTTGCATGGCTCGCCACTTAGTTTTCCAGATTTCCCATTCACCTTTTAGTGTAAGGATATGCGCTGTTGTCGTATATCTCAGGTAAAAATCGGAGGCCGGCTGCATAGATTCAGATTTACCCTTGGAGGCGTGATTTGGCAACATAAATTGCAAACTTTGCAGTGTTTTCTGATGGTTTGCGAAGCGCCATTTGAGTGAAGCTTTCAGGTCATCTATGTATGGAATGAACGTGGCTCGCCTGTTGTACTCTTTCGCAGAACTACAAGGGTAGTTTGTCCGGTATCTCTGTTACTACCACCCTTGGAATCTCGCACTTTACTTCGAACTCCGCCGCACTATTTGACATAGAGAAAATATTTTGTGGAACTCAGCCTCTGCATTAGTGCCCATCTCTCTGAGTTTAGTCAGCACCAGGTCAACCTGCTCCAAGGAGACGCTCATATCAATAGATGGGCTTTGCAGATACACGGACAAGTGGCGTGTGAGGCCTAGGAATGTCTCGCTAACAGCGAGGCATGAAAGAAAGCTGAGAACAGATTCGCTGATGGAGGCAATGAGCGGTGGACGCTCTTGCTTTGTCAGGGAAGGTGTCCATGAACTCTTCAAGTGAGCGAACTATCCCAGAATGTGCTTCTCCAAACAATGCGACTGAATCATGCCGCTCCACCCACCTTGTTTCATAATACCGGCGCAGCCGGCGGAAAGACTTTGTAGACGCTTCTAGATGTTTTCTAGACGTTTCTAGAAGTTTTCTATACGCTGCTGAGGGCTGGGCACCTTCTTTCCCCATGGCTGCGTGCTGTTGTAGCAGAGCGCCCCCGACGCAAATTCGCTTGGCCTGACGGAGCGCCAAACAACGGTGCTGAATCACGCCTATGTGTATGTGTGTTATCTCGTGGCGCATTTGTAGATGCGGTATTTGATCACTGCGCTGAGTagcgtctgtgtcctttcccaaagTGAGCAAAACTGTTctatcgctcgacaaacttggtttaaGCGCGTTCAAGGACGTTAATTGTTCTCCACCttcaggcgccttcctcctccggcgccGCCTTCGCTTGCGGCGACAACGATAATATTGCCAGTCTGACACGCGTGGCATCTACGATTGCGCGCAAAAAAGCTACACAATGAAAAGCCTTTATAACAAAGAGACGGAGATCTCGAAAGTTCTTCGTTACGCAGGTCACTTCGGTGTAGAGATCGCGCACCGTAGCGCGCGCTACGCAGAAAGCTAAACGTGCTGCGCAAAAGAAATACTTTGGTTAGCCTGATTTCAGGAGATACTCGTGAAATAAGTCTGATATTTCTTCTGCACAATTAATTTGGCAGAATGTGCGACTGCAGACAATGCTATGGCAGCGAGTTTCGTAGCATACACAGCGGCAAAATCCGGAAGTGACGCAAGGTACAGCTGCGTAGCCTCGATTGCCTGGCTCGTCAAAATTATTTGTTAGTCTACAAGATCGTCACCACTCCTGCCTTCGTCGACCTCCGTCTAGTCTTCGATGGCCTCGGCGATGTCGCCCGTCGTAAGTTTCCAGTAGCTTCACTCCGTCGGTTGAAAAGCCGAAGAGGAAGATGTATGCCACAACTACGGTGGTATACGGACCCTCCCGCACTGAGGAGCTTCCTATGTGTGCCGCCGCTACGCGGCCTTCGTTGTACAGCAACAAATTAGCCTTCGGGGCCATCTGTATTCCTTTGTTGTGCAGTCATATTCGTTGTAGCAGTCTTCGCTGAAGACGACGTTCGCAATACACGTGGTAGATAGGAATCTGGCAGGGCGATGCACAACACTTCTTTTTAATGTCATTTCGTCGTAGAACCGTTACAGTGTATTCCGTGATCATTGATGAAAGACCGCGCCACGTCGCACATGCCGTTAGCGCCTTCACCAAAGTGGTGCTGCGTGCCAATAATAAAGCGAAACGGAGCCACATTGCACAAGCAGAAGGTTCGCTTGGCCCACAACCTCAGGCGCCGATTTTAAGCACGAGCGTGTTTTATGCCGGGCTCCACAAAAATTGGTGCGCTGGACGTGCGTCTCGCAAGGATCATCACTGCAGTTTCCTGGCATCCCTACGAGACGGCGCCACTTTGCTGTTTTGTAAATCGCTGGCTCGGTACGTAAGCGTGACGAAGTCCTTCGGCTCCGGAATGGGAGTAAGCCGCGAAGAAGCGTCGCTTGAGGACGCTAGTCGACAGAGTGGAAGCACAGGGAGAGTGCCCACGTTGAAAGGGACGCTTGCCTCCCAGTAACATGGCAACCGACATTTCAATTTCGCATAGCGTTTTAATAAGGAAGCGCTTTGAAAAAAATATTGCGGTGAAACGCTTACTAGAGGGTGCCGCGCAACTTCCATTGTACAAGCAAAATTTGTCGTCGGCCTTGGTGGGGTGGCTTTTACTATAAAAGCTTTACCTCGAGGCCAGTTGCGATTTGCCTACTGAGAtgtatgtaaaatgcagaaatgcttttatgagacagccgctggaccgatttgaatgaagtttgttgcacttgagaaagAAGGTAAATTGTAGTGAATCGAAAGCAGCGTTTTGAATTCAGTAATGAAATGTTTCTGAAATGTTCTTAAAAAGTGATGTTTGAGAAAGTATACGTGCCAAGTCAACAAATCAGTAACTCTGCAGCAAGGACAGGCCTGAAGATTCTGCCAGCTGCCACTTTAAAGCTTCTAAAGCGAGTGCACTCAATATATGAATTTACTGGTTAATTGACATTGTTAGCATGCTCACGAGGGTTTCGCACAAGTCCTACTCTTAATTTATTGGTGTATTTCTGAGTGTTGTATACTACATCGTTTTATTTAGCTTTACAGAATTGTACTACAGAGGTAAAAACTTAATACGTAAGGTTTCTGGTTTTGCTTTGCAATTTTGAACAATTTTTATCAAACATGAATACCGGTATAAAAGAAATTGCTCGCTACAGCTACTAGGTTTGAACTTTTTAAAATAAAAGCAACAAATATAATCCAAACGG
Above is a genomic segment from Dermacentor andersoni chromosome 8, qqDerAnde1_hic_scaffold, whole genome shotgun sequence containing:
- the LOC140219781 gene encoding LOW QUALITY PROTEIN: uncharacterized protein (The sequence of the model RefSeq protein was modified relative to this genomic sequence to represent the inferred CDS: substituted 2 bases at 2 genomic stop codons); the encoded protein is MPRLSSGSSAFCKDQFEHLLHTVATSLKLGTGIDGGNIFNKPVSQFLHDEHHRCCAQLRGMTTSSVHPASATPVPIKGTPIASSGSGHGNQAVTMSPDVPLLVQVNGWKFRCRSDDPCLIVLSCPQTIINCISDCFALAGLLLSLSGDVEVNPGPITDSMFQDLLETQKTVLSKISQMQEKXAXSESTMIQVQNRLLTIEKKLECLEKVDGRLQQLENEIDRSDIEVSALCRQVDDVENRWRRNSIIIRRVKEEGPENEDVLLRNINDDIFGSILNQKLNSMEKIHRLGNKFPGKDRPVIIRVSDYRDKVNILNCFKLKGTRINISEDYSKRVTEIRRNLWISTLEERKKERKEQRKKGVKVRLVYDKVLMNNALYAWNENSKEKVRCKASAKPNHP